A DNA window from Shewanella baltica contains the following coding sequences:
- the serC gene encoding 3-phosphoserine/phosphohydroxythreonine transaminase has translation MSAIYNFCAGPAMLPAAVMKKAQQELLDWNGQGVSVMEISHRSKEFIALTEQAESDLRELMQIPANYHVLFMHGGGRGQFSAVVNNFLGEQGKALYLVSGQWSSAALAEAQKLAGEAQIDSLNIVEKHNGLNAVVLPDLHKIDADYRYVHYCPNETVDGIEIFDELDSPWPIVADLSSTIMSREIDVSRYGLIYAGAQKNIGPSGLSIVIVRDDMLKLPSLPQSSIMDYRLAVEHDSMFNTPPTFAWYLAAEVFAWLKSTGGISSIAKINQQKAQMLYQCIDGNAFYRNGVVAANRSQMNVTFQLVNEALDSEFLKQAQIAGLVALKGHRIVGGMRASLYNAMPLDGIVALVKFMNEFAAKHS, from the coding sequence GTGAGCGCGATTTATAATTTCTGTGCTGGACCTGCAATGTTACCCGCAGCGGTAATGAAAAAAGCACAACAGGAATTACTTGATTGGAATGGCCAAGGCGTTTCCGTGATGGAAATCAGCCACCGAAGTAAAGAGTTCATCGCGCTGACCGAGCAAGCCGAGTCCGATTTACGTGAACTGATGCAGATCCCTGCAAATTACCATGTGCTATTTATGCACGGCGGTGGTCGCGGACAGTTCTCTGCTGTCGTGAATAATTTTCTCGGTGAGCAGGGTAAAGCCCTGTATTTAGTCAGTGGTCAATGGTCATCAGCCGCGTTAGCAGAAGCGCAAAAACTGGCGGGTGAAGCACAGATTGATAGTCTGAATATTGTTGAAAAACACAATGGACTCAATGCGGTTGTCTTACCTGACTTACATAAAATCGATGCCGATTATCGCTATGTTCACTACTGTCCAAATGAGACTGTAGATGGTATCGAAATTTTTGATGAATTAGACTCACCATGGCCGATTGTTGCCGATTTATCATCAACAATCATGTCCCGTGAAATCGACGTCAGCCGCTACGGCTTGATTTACGCCGGTGCGCAAAAGAACATAGGTCCATCGGGTCTGTCGATAGTGATAGTACGCGATGACATGTTAAAACTGCCGAGTTTACCGCAGTCGTCCATCATGGACTATCGTCTAGCCGTCGAGCATGATTCTATGTTCAACACGCCACCAACCTTTGCTTGGTACCTTGCCGCTGAAGTCTTTGCTTGGCTGAAATCGACTGGCGGTATTTCGAGTATTGCGAAAATTAATCAACAAAAAGCGCAGATGTTGTATCAATGCATTGATGGTAATGCTTTCTACCGTAATGGTGTTGTTGCAGCGAATCGCTCACAAATGAACGTGACTTTCCAATTGGTCAACGAAGCGCTCGATAGTGAGTTCCTAAAGCAAGCCCAAATAGCTGGACTCGTTGCCTTAAAGGGCCATCGTATCGTAGGCGGCATGCGTGCTAGCCTTTACAATGCGATGCCACTCGATGGCATAGTTGCCTTGGTCAAGTTTATGAACGAGTTTGCGGCGAAACATAGCTAG
- a CDS encoding LysR family transcriptional regulator: MDLAKLSRISMKHLITLHVMLDTLSVTASAERLCLSPSSVSKTLSQLRDSLNDELFYRNGNSLVATPLARRLGPSVQQMINDMNQIMSQDAFNPAHFEGRFSLAMRESTFELLAAKLSAHILSLAPNIHLDIYGKDNIGFDGLIKGSLDFVLLPHDLSQPNYLQDDLVWETLFSDEMVCLMNSSHPLAKQPQISFDDYLSYRHIGITDTDLSTPFFDILLAQQSKKRAVPISVPDFGSAALMCHHSELLFTCSRRWASIASQAKGLTVKSLPIEYGKVAYSLVWHRQSMKDPALRWLYEQILLCSR, encoded by the coding sequence ATGGATTTGGCCAAGCTTTCGCGCATTAGTATGAAGCATTTGATCACTTTGCATGTGATGCTCGATACTCTGAGCGTAACCGCCAGCGCCGAACGATTATGTCTTAGCCCCTCATCCGTCAGTAAAACCTTAAGCCAGCTCAGGGACAGTTTGAACGATGAACTGTTCTACCGTAACGGCAACTCACTGGTTGCCACACCTTTGGCAAGACGATTAGGCCCAAGCGTGCAGCAAATGATCAATGATATGAATCAGATCATGAGTCAAGATGCGTTTAATCCAGCCCATTTTGAGGGGCGTTTTTCGCTTGCGATGCGCGAAAGCACCTTTGAACTGCTGGCCGCCAAATTAAGTGCCCATATTCTGAGCTTGGCTCCTAATATCCATCTCGATATTTATGGCAAAGACAATATCGGTTTCGATGGACTTATCAAAGGCTCGTTAGATTTTGTGCTGTTACCTCACGATCTGAGCCAACCTAATTATCTTCAAGACGATCTGGTGTGGGAAACCTTATTCAGCGATGAAATGGTCTGCCTGATGAATTCATCCCATCCCTTGGCTAAACAGCCGCAGATTAGCTTCGATGATTATCTGAGTTATCGCCATATCGGCATTACGGACACAGATTTGAGTACGCCATTTTTTGATATTTTGCTCGCCCAGCAATCTAAAAAACGCGCCGTACCCATTTCGGTCCCTGACTTTGGTAGCGCAGCGTTAATGTGTCACCACAGTGAACTGCTTTTCACCTGCTCGCGCCGTTGGGCATCTATTGCCAGCCAAGCTAAAGGCTTAACCGTCAAGTCCTTACCGATAGAATATGGCAAAGTGGCTTACAGTCTCGTTTGGCATCGACAAAGCATGAAGGATCCCGCGCTGCGCTGGCTTTACGAGCAAATTTTGCTTTGCAGTCGCTAA
- a CDS encoding YjjW family glycine radical enzyme activase, with protein MNTPLVYLNRQVMVSQLLPFSCVDGPGSRLVLFLQGCNYQCKNCHNPHTIGLCDACGDCVATCPDNALTLINLNNKPRIRWDSERCSQCDTCLAVCPKQASPKVTHYTVEEILGILHSQRHFINGITVSGGEASLQLPFILALFKGIKATESLSHLSCMLDTNGSLNLTGWHKLLPFLDGAMVDLKAWQQDTHRYITGRDNHAVFKSIQLLAQQQKLYEVRLLHIPSITDYEQEIEALATYLLQLGADTRVKLNAFHHHGVVDDALTWPSCTQADIERLAAKLAKRGVTNLILPSCYI; from the coding sequence ATGAACACTCCCCTTGTGTATTTGAATAGGCAAGTAATGGTCAGTCAGCTATTGCCCTTTTCCTGCGTCGACGGGCCTGGCAGCAGGCTCGTATTATTCCTGCAGGGCTGCAACTACCAATGCAAAAACTGTCACAACCCACATACCATAGGGTTGTGCGATGCCTGTGGCGATTGTGTCGCTACCTGCCCTGACAATGCGCTGACATTGATAAACCTCAATAACAAGCCTCGTATTCGCTGGGATAGTGAGCGTTGTAGCCAATGCGATACCTGTCTTGCCGTATGCCCGAAACAAGCGAGCCCTAAGGTCACGCATTACACTGTTGAAGAAATACTAGGGATTCTGCACAGTCAGCGTCACTTTATTAATGGTATTACCGTGAGCGGCGGCGAAGCGAGCCTGCAACTACCGTTTATTCTTGCGTTGTTTAAAGGAATTAAGGCGACAGAGTCGTTATCACACTTGAGTTGCATGCTCGACACCAATGGCAGTTTGAATCTAACCGGTTGGCATAAACTGCTGCCGTTTTTAGATGGCGCTATGGTGGATCTTAAAGCGTGGCAGCAAGATACCCATAGATACATTACTGGTCGGGACAACCATGCCGTGTTCAAATCCATTCAGCTATTGGCGCAGCAGCAAAAACTGTATGAGGTGAGATTGCTGCACATTCCGAGTATCACAGATTATGAACAGGAAATAGAAGCGCTGGCGACCTATTTGCTTCAGCTAGGTGCGGATACACGGGTCAAGTTAAATGCCTTTCACCACCATGGCGTTGTCGACGACGCGTTAACGTGGCCAAGCTGCACACAAGCCGATATTGAACGCTTAGCCGCAAAGCTTGCAAAGCGAGGCGTCACCAATCTTATCTTACCCTCTTGCTATATTTAG
- a CDS encoding YjjI family glycine radical enzyme, with protein MLLQDKLVQIVTNPQLSPKQKSNYLALEAEASLPYMPISTEVKAAMNDGIICDMFEGHAPFKPRYVLPDYARYLKQGSEYLELSPAQDLDEALNALTILYHHVPSVTNIPVYLGQLDEILMPFTEGMDAEALYRKLKLFWIILDRTLPDAFMHVNIGPTDNLVCRTLLRIDAELKQVAPNLTFMYDPSITPDDLLLLATTNICQCSKPHIANYPLHASAFDERGFGIVSCYNALPLAGGANTLVRLNLKEVALKADSISDFFDAVLPYYSSLTFELIEARSVFLHQESHFFDSFLVKEQLIDESRFAPMFGIYGMAEAVNILQSLTASGEVKQTKRASNGLEYGHEMDANQLGYRISATLDAIVKSTPVAYGYHGRALLHSQGGISIDKDVTPGVRIPYGTEPNPIAHIQALAQHHQFYTAGISDILTIDETVKSNPQAMFQLCKAALELGFREFTANVASNDLMRVTGYMVKRSDIEAFKQCGSRLNTTGLAAEAAVNTGILQRQARVIAHEHSPCVFE; from the coding sequence ATGCTATTACAAGATAAATTAGTGCAAATCGTCACCAACCCGCAGCTTTCACCTAAGCAAAAATCCAACTATTTAGCGTTGGAGGCAGAGGCGAGCTTGCCCTATATGCCGATATCGACTGAAGTAAAAGCCGCGATGAATGACGGTATTATTTGCGATATGTTTGAAGGCCATGCGCCTTTTAAACCGCGCTATGTGTTGCCAGATTATGCCCGCTATCTAAAGCAAGGTTCAGAATATTTAGAGCTTTCACCGGCGCAGGATTTAGATGAAGCCCTCAATGCTTTAACCATCCTTTATCACCACGTGCCATCGGTGACTAACATTCCAGTGTATCTAGGTCAGCTGGATGAAATATTAATGCCTTTCACCGAGGGAATGGATGCAGAGGCACTTTATCGTAAACTTAAACTGTTCTGGATCATACTCGACAGGACGTTGCCTGACGCCTTTATGCACGTGAATATTGGTCCTACCGATAACCTAGTTTGCCGCACCTTACTGCGCATTGATGCCGAATTAAAACAAGTTGCCCCCAATTTGACCTTTATGTACGACCCAAGCATCACGCCAGATGATTTGTTGCTGCTTGCGACCACCAATATTTGTCAGTGCAGTAAGCCGCATATCGCGAATTACCCACTGCATGCCAGTGCGTTTGATGAGCGCGGGTTTGGTATTGTCAGTTGCTACAATGCCTTGCCGTTAGCGGGCGGCGCCAATACCTTGGTTCGACTCAATCTTAAAGAGGTCGCGTTAAAGGCCGATTCAATCAGTGATTTTTTTGATGCTGTCTTGCCCTATTACAGCTCGCTCACCTTTGAACTTATCGAGGCGCGCTCGGTATTTTTGCATCAAGAGTCACACTTCTTTGACAGCTTCTTAGTTAAAGAACAATTGATTGATGAGTCGCGTTTTGCGCCTATGTTTGGCATTTACGGTATGGCGGAAGCGGTGAATATTCTGCAATCATTAACAGCCAGTGGAGAAGTTAAGCAAACTAAACGAGCTAGCAATGGTCTTGAATATGGCCATGAAATGGATGCAAATCAGCTGGGCTATCGTATTTCTGCAACGCTCGATGCCATAGTGAAATCCACACCCGTCGCGTATGGTTACCATGGGCGAGCACTGCTGCATTCACAGGGCGGCATCAGTATCGATAAAGACGTGACCCCAGGTGTTCGCATTCCCTATGGTACTGAACCTAATCCCATCGCTCACATTCAAGCCTTAGCGCAACATCATCAGTTTTATACGGCGGGGATTAGCGATATTTTGACTATCGATGAAACCGTAAAATCCAATCCGCAAGCCATGTTCCAACTGTGTAAAGCAGCGCTTGAGTTAGGTTTTAGGGAATTTACCGCCAATGTCGCCTCTAACGATTTAATGCGCGTGACCGGCTATATGGTAAAACGCTCGGACATTGAAGCATTTAAGCAATGTGGCTCACGCCTCAATACCACAGGCTTAGCCGCAGAAGCGGCGGTTAATACGGGAATATTACAACGCCAAGCAAGAGTCATCGCCCATGAACACTCCCCTTGTGTATTTGAATAG
- a CDS encoding amino acid aminotransferase encodes MFNSLIAMPADPILGLLTQYREDTHPQKVDLGVGVYKDPTGVTPILSCVKKAEKFRLDTETTKVYIGPTGSPQFNTLMTELAFGANHSAILANRIRTVSTPGGTGALRVAGDFIKRCNPNAVLWVSDPTWANHIGLFEAAGITVKTYPYYDYDSKSLKFDEMLAALSQVSPDDVVLFHACCHNPSGMDLTTEQWDKVVALTKEQGFTPLIDMAYQGFGDGVDIDAYGVRKMAAAVDNMILCSSCSKNFGLYRERIGSCSVIAKDANTANVAQSVLLYVVRCLYSMPPAHGAAIVETILGSAELTQEWLDELKVMRDRINGNRAILVDKLKANGVDRDFSFIARQKGMFSFLGVNPEQVARLQKEFSIYMVGSSRISIAGISEDNVDYLAQSIAKVL; translated from the coding sequence ATGTTTAACTCACTCATCGCAATGCCAGCAGATCCCATCCTTGGCTTGTTGACTCAGTACCGCGAAGACACCCACCCACAAAAAGTTGATTTAGGTGTGGGCGTTTATAAAGACCCTACAGGCGTGACCCCGATCCTTAGCTGCGTGAAAAAAGCCGAGAAATTCCGTCTCGATACCGAAACCACCAAAGTGTATATCGGTCCAACGGGCTCGCCACAATTCAACACTTTAATGACAGAATTAGCCTTTGGTGCAAATCACAGTGCTATTCTCGCCAATCGTATCCGTACCGTTTCTACACCCGGTGGTACTGGCGCACTGCGCGTGGCAGGAGATTTTATCAAACGCTGCAACCCGAATGCGGTGTTATGGGTAAGCGACCCAACTTGGGCAAACCACATAGGTTTGTTTGAAGCGGCTGGCATTACCGTTAAAACCTATCCGTATTATGACTACGATAGCAAATCATTGAAATTTGATGAGATGCTTGCTGCACTATCGCAAGTGAGTCCAGATGATGTGGTGTTATTCCACGCCTGTTGCCATAACCCTAGCGGAATGGATTTAACTACAGAACAATGGGACAAAGTGGTTGCCCTGACAAAAGAGCAAGGCTTTACCCCACTGATTGACATGGCATACCAAGGCTTTGGTGATGGCGTTGATATTGATGCCTACGGCGTGCGCAAAATGGCGGCAGCGGTCGATAATATGATCCTGTGCAGCTCATGCTCGAAAAACTTCGGTTTGTACCGTGAGCGTATCGGTTCGTGTTCTGTGATTGCCAAAGATGCCAATACCGCCAATGTCGCGCAATCTGTGCTGCTTTATGTGGTTCGCTGCCTTTACTCTATGCCGCCAGCCCACGGTGCCGCGATTGTTGAAACGATTTTAGGATCGGCAGAATTGACCCAAGAATGGCTTGATGAGCTGAAAGTAATGCGCGATCGCATTAACGGCAACCGCGCCATTTTAGTCGATAAACTTAAAGCCAATGGCGTAGACCGTGACTTTAGCTTTATCGCCCGCCAAAAAGGCATGTTCTCCTTCCTCGGGGTGAATCCAGAGCAAGTGGCTCGCCTGCAAAAAGAATTCAGCATTTATATGGTCGGTTCAAGCCGCATCAGTATTGCTGGGATCAGTGAAGATAACGTCGATTACTTAGCCCAATCGATCGCCAAAGTGCTTTAA
- the aroA gene encoding 3-phosphoshikimate 1-carboxyvinyltransferase — protein MKQLRLEPVVQVRGEINIPGSKSISNRALLLATLAQGTTTLTNLLDSDDIRHMLASLKQLGVNYRLSQNNTVCELDGLGGVISSESAQELFLGNAGTAMRPLCAALTLGQGEFTLMGEPRMEERPIGDLVDALRQLGANVVYLKNDGFPPLTINATGLNGGDVEIAGDLSSQFLTALLMVAPLAKGSVNIHVKGELVSKPYIDITLALMAQFGVTVINHDYARFEIVAGQRYVSPGKVLVEGDASSASYFLAAGAIKGGEVKVTGVGRLSIQGDVKFADVLEKMGADIEWGDDYIIARGSQLTAVDLDMNHIPDAAMTIATAALFAKGTTVIRNIYNWRIKETDRLAAMATELRKVGAEVEEGNDYIKITPPAVINTAEIDTYNDHRMAMCFSMLAFADCGITINDPDCTSKTFPDYFKQFASLQG, from the coding sequence ATGAAGCAATTACGTCTTGAACCTGTTGTGCAAGTCCGCGGTGAGATCAATATTCCGGGCTCAAAAAGTATTTCAAATCGTGCCTTATTATTGGCCACCTTAGCCCAAGGCACGACCACGCTCACCAATCTGCTCGACTCAGATGATATTCGCCACATGCTGGCCTCCCTCAAGCAGTTAGGGGTGAACTATCGTTTATCGCAAAACAATACTGTGTGTGAACTTGATGGCTTAGGCGGTGTGATTTCCTCAGAATCTGCGCAGGAATTGTTTTTAGGCAATGCGGGCACAGCAATGCGCCCCTTGTGCGCCGCCTTAACCTTAGGCCAAGGCGAATTTACCCTCATGGGCGAACCGCGCATGGAAGAGCGCCCGATTGGCGACTTAGTCGATGCCTTAAGGCAACTCGGTGCCAATGTCGTTTATCTTAAAAATGACGGTTTCCCACCGCTGACGATTAATGCAACGGGTCTTAATGGCGGCGATGTTGAGATTGCGGGTGACTTATCAAGCCAATTTTTAACCGCATTATTGATGGTGGCGCCGCTTGCAAAGGGCAGTGTGAATATCCATGTCAAAGGCGAGTTAGTTTCTAAGCCGTATATTGATATTACACTGGCCCTGATGGCGCAATTTGGCGTAACTGTCATCAACCATGACTATGCCCGTTTTGAGATTGTTGCAGGCCAGCGTTATGTATCACCGGGTAAAGTGCTGGTCGAAGGCGATGCGTCATCGGCATCGTATTTCCTCGCCGCAGGGGCGATTAAGGGCGGTGAAGTCAAAGTCACCGGTGTGGGTCGTTTAAGTATTCAAGGCGATGTGAAATTTGCCGATGTGCTTGAAAAAATGGGCGCAGATATCGAGTGGGGCGATGACTATATTATTGCCCGTGGCTCTCAGTTAACGGCCGTTGATTTAGACATGAACCACATTCCCGATGCGGCCATGACCATTGCAACCGCCGCCTTATTTGCTAAAGGCACGACGGTTATTCGCAATATCTATAACTGGCGTATTAAAGAGACCGACCGCTTAGCGGCTATGGCGACGGAATTACGTAAAGTCGGCGCCGAGGTTGAAGAGGGTAACGATTACATTAAAATCACCCCGCCTGCGGTGATTAACACCGCAGAAATTGATACCTACAACGATCACCGCATGGCCATGTGTTTTTCTATGCTGGCATTTGCCGATTGCGGTATTACCATCAATGATCCTGATTGCACTTCTAAAACATTCCCCGACTACTTTAAGCAGTTTGCGAGTCTGCAAGGCTAA
- the cmk gene encoding (d)CMP kinase has protein sequence MSERAPVVTIDGPSGAGKGTISQLLAQHLGWQLLDSGAIYRVLALAAIHHNVELENEESITLLAAHLDVKFLTGNDTDPVQVILEGEDVTTDIRTQECSNAASKVAAFPRVREALLRRQRAFKTAPGLIADGRDMGTVVFPSAPAKLYLTASAEERAQRRYNQLQDKGFDVNIERLLSEIIERDDRDMNRPVAPLVPAEDALIIDTSGKGIDEVLALALNFINQKLSDTN, from the coding sequence ATGTCTGAACGGGCTCCTGTAGTCACAATCGACGGCCCAAGTGGTGCTGGCAAAGGTACAATTAGTCAATTATTGGCTCAGCATCTAGGTTGGCAACTACTTGATAGTGGTGCTATTTACCGAGTTCTTGCGCTTGCTGCAATTCATCACAACGTTGAACTGGAAAATGAAGAATCGATCACGCTGTTAGCGGCACACCTCGATGTGAAGTTTTTAACAGGCAATGATACCGATCCGGTTCAAGTGATATTGGAAGGTGAAGACGTCACCACCGACATTCGCACTCAAGAGTGCTCGAATGCCGCTTCAAAAGTCGCCGCGTTTCCACGGGTGAGAGAAGCATTATTACGTCGTCAACGGGCCTTTAAAACGGCGCCAGGATTAATTGCCGATGGTCGCGACATGGGAACTGTGGTTTTCCCAAGTGCGCCGGCAAAATTATATTTAACCGCCTCAGCTGAAGAGCGTGCCCAAAGACGCTATAATCAGTTGCAGGACAAGGGCTTCGATGTTAATATCGAGCGCCTTTTAAGTGAAATTATCGAACGTGATGACCGCGATATGAATCGTCCGGTGGCTCCTTTAGTCCCCGCCGAGGACGCGCTCATTATCGATACAAGCGGAAAGGGTATTGATGAAGTGTTAGCGCTTGCGCTTAACTTTATCAACCAAAAATTATCCGACACTAACTAA